One Branchiostoma lanceolatum isolate klBraLanc5 chromosome 18, klBraLanc5.hap2, whole genome shotgun sequence DNA window includes the following coding sequences:
- the LOC136424395 gene encoding serine/arginine repetitive matrix protein 1-like yields the protein MSGPFIPPSDYSDDDSDHESQRIANAQKGRLWRSSPERGGGGGDNWGLFAKSPGGPALPPRNGTPIAGPFAGETPSGFGRLRGGLNQSEPCSPIPSDYEESRSRHGVGDRPADRDDPRRRERGRPRGGEGGRGWGQGSPPGGRHDDGYESDGRPADIGQRRPVQHGRRARGDPRESGRPETGQRNDDPHELGRPDVGRNRPNDRQEIGRPHDVGRDLPNDRPEMGRPHDGRARPNSNDRREMGRPDDDRYRPGDPRDHRYSPNDRGYPPRERAQGPRDPYQGFRPKDHRNRRPTGPPRTYNPEDRWDQRDQGRYPPRDDALPTRDNNPEQRRFTPNEQVPPNRRFTPQDQRYMRKNTPYDPRGPSDFEPDRSDHRRPAEPPRGRSPYDRDDVSWGPRFPTDGPYGRNEAPPSGGRMVPPGDRRGPDMPPGERRGQSMHNHPYPQGGVTPEYRPDYPQGPSSRGEPPYQNTNPPRVPEGPHRPVAKSGPYPERENGYISDASSRYRPRDDSYQSDDENSRSSQNDGYEIPAKKPNPPRGFSYAPKESLERSFSANHGSGFPYNPPTPRPGLRAPKSLEPVSDEDRGPPEGQSSFAEEYRQKPKAYPTAQSQYPEKSEDPTEDEAVFLSATLAYWLIGVGVTSIMVGIIGLFFCTTWQAMAGGPLWSGLCVIATGVLAIVNNKYPSKTVAVAFLIVAVVAMVLQLVNLGITASGLSDAVTLIKVANGDLSLVDQLASVRDNVIFIKITLSSFRTAGMLMYYVNIAMFVVILLTAVVANVLLVFVLAKTVLQLRQGQAQKGERNISMMNLPQAEHVEHASPPHSQIHYMDSLT from the exons ATGAGTGGACCGTTCATTCCGCCGTCAGACTACTCGGACGACGACTCCGATCACGAGTCCCAGCGCATCGCCAACGCGCAGAAGGGACGACTGTGGCGGTCCTCCCCCGAAaggggtggtggtggtggtgacaATTGGGGACTGTTCGCTAAATCACCGGGGGGACCCGCTCTTCCTCCCAGGAATGGCACGCCCATAGCCGGGCCCTTTGCAGGGGAGACGCCTAGCGGATTCGGACGGCTTCGCGGCGGACTGAACCAGTCGGAGCCGTGCAGTCCGATTCCGAGCGATTACGAAGAGAGCCGAAGTCGGCACGGCGTAGGGGATAGACCAGCCGATCGGGACGACCCGCGAAGGAGGGAAAGGGGAAGGCCGAGAGGGGGTGAGGGGGGACGGGGGTGGGGCCAGGGGTCCCCTCCGGGAGGAAGACATGACGACGGCTATGAGTCGGACGGACGCCCGGCAGACATCGGACAGAGACGTCCGGTCCAACACGGTAGGAGAGCTAGAGGAGACCCTCGCGAGTCGGGCCGACCCGAGACCGGACAACGGAACGACGATCCCCATGAACTCGGCCGACCCGATGTAGGACGAAATCGACCGAACGATCGTCAAGAAATTGGCCGACCACACGACGTCGGACGAGACCTACCGAACGACCGTCCCGAAATGGGCCGACCACACGACGGACGAGCCCGACCGAATTCGAACGACCGCCGTGAAATGGGCCGACCTGACGACGACCGGTACCGACCAGGCGACCCACGTGATCACAGGTACAGCCCCAACGACCGTGGCTATCCTCCCCGGGAACGAGCACAGGGGCCACGTGACCCTTACCAGGGATTCCGGCCTAAAGACCACCGAAACCGTAGGCCGACCGGGCCACCGCGCACGTACAACCCAGAAGATCGCTGGGACCAAAGGGACCAAGGCCGCTACCCGCCTAGAGACGACGCCTTGCCTACACGCGACAACAACCCTGAACAGCGCCGCTTTACTCCCAACGAACAAGTTCCACCAAACCGGCGGTTCACACCACAAGACCAACGCTACATGCGGAAGAACACGCCATACGACCCTCGAGGCCCTTCAGACTTCGAACCGGACAGAAGCGACCACCGCAGACCGGCAGAGCCCCCACGCGGAAGGTCCCCGTACGACAGGGACGACGTCTCGTGGGGGCCACGATTTCCCACCGACGGCCCGTACGGTAGGAAtgaagcgccacctagcggagGTCGTATGGTGCCACCTGGTGACCGCCGTGGACCCGACATGCCACCTGGCGAGCGCCGTGGGCAGTCCATGCACAACCACCCATACCCGCAAGGCGGCGTTACCCCAGAGTACCGTCCCGACTACCCGCAAGGTCCCTCCAGTAGAGGAGAACCCCCGTACCAAAACACAAACCCACCTCGCGTGCCAGAAGGCCCCCACCGTCCTGTAGCAAAAAGTGGACCTTACCCCGAGCGAGAGAACGGATACATTTCCGATGCCTCTTCTCGGTATCGCCCCCGCGACGACTCCTACCAGTCGGACGACGAAAACTCCCGAAGTAGCCAGAACGACGGCTACGAAATTCCGGCGAAGAAGCCAAACCCACCCCGAGGGTTTTCGTATGCACCGAAGGAATCGCTGGAACGATCTTTCAGTGCCAACCATGGGTCCGGTTTTCCGTACAACCCGCCCACCCCAAGACCAGGGCTCCGAGCGCCGAAGTCTTTGGAGCCCGTCTCTGATGAGGACCGAGGTCCTCCCGAGGGCCAGTCGTCTTTTGCCGAG GAGTATCGGCAAAAACCGAAGGCGTATCCTACTGCACAGTCGCAGTATCCGGAAAAGTCCGAAGACCCGACGGAAGACGAAGCGGTCTTCCTGAGCGCGACGCTCGCCTATTGGCTGATCGGAGTGGGAGTCACCAGTATCATGGTCGGGATCATCGGCCTGTTCTTCTGTACGACCTGGCAGGCTATGGCCGGGGGTCCACTCTGGAGTGGACTCTGT gtgATTGCAACTGGGGTTCTTGCAATCGTGAACAACAAATATCCGTCCAAG ACTGTCGCCGTGGCCTTTCTTATAGTCGCTGTTGTCGCCATGGTTTTGCAGCTCGTCAACCTTGGCATAACAGCTAGTGGGCTTTCTGACGCCGTCACTCTAATCAAAGTGGCCAACGGAGATCTATCTCTAGTCGATCAACTCGCCAGCGTGCGGGACAATGTCATCTTCATCAAGATTACACTTTCCAGTTTTCGCACTGCAGGAATGTTAATGTACTACGTGAATATAGCAATGTTTGTCGTGATTCTGCTGACAGCCGTGGTGGCGAATGTGCTGCTAGTTTTCGTCCTGGCGAAGACAGTGTTGCAACTACGTCAGGGACAAGCGCAG AAAGGAGAAAGGAACATCTCCATGATGAACCTCCCCCAAGCTGAACACGTGGAACACGCCAGCCCCCCACATAGCCAGATTCACTACATGGACTCCCTGACTTGA
- the LOC136423881 gene encoding fatty acid-binding protein, heart-like, with protein MPVDLSGTWKLDNSENFEEFMKKLEVNVALRKMGALAKPTTEITQTGDHFVVKTSTTFKNTVVEFDIGKEFDEKTADDKEVKSTASWDGDKLVVTQKRGPPIGDVLYIRELQGDDALLLTCTAGDVVCKRHYKKGK; from the exons ATGCCGGTCGATCTCTCGGGAACATGGAAGCTGGACAACAGCGAAAACTTCGAGGAATTCATGAAGAAACTTG AGGTGAACGTGGCTCTTCGTAAGATGGGTGCGCTGGCCAAGCCGACCACTGAGATCACGCAGACAGGGGACCACTTCGTCGTCAAGACGTCCACCACCTTCAAGAACACCGTAGTGGAGTTCGACATCGGCAAGGAATTCGACGAGAAGACGGCGGACGACAAGGAAGTCAAG TCCACTGCTTCATGGGACGGGGACAAGTTGGTGGTGACGCAGAAAAGAGGGCCCCCTATCGGCGACGTGCTGTACATCAGGGAGCTGCAGGGGGACGATGCACTGCTACTG ACCTGCACCGCTGGTGACGTGGTTTGCAAGCGGCACTACAAGAAGGGCAAGTAA
- the LOC136423879 gene encoding uncharacterized protein: MANMEQVAQINGKWKQDHSQNENYDLFLREHGMGWFLRKMIQWFKISPVEEYIVNGDQITYRNYANEHRPFEMTQTVGQPPITVFMENFGSLQVQTYWDEYGRLVTRTRKDVGEFIQTGRIDSKGMLELTILLPSGKTCRRVLKRV, encoded by the exons ATGGCCAACATGGAGCAAGTCGCCCAGATCAACGGTAAATGGAAACAGGACCACTCTcagaacgaaaactatgaccTCTTTCTTCGTGAACATG GTATGGGGTGGTTTCTCCGTAAGATGATACAGTGGTTCAAAATTTCTCCTGTTGAAGAGTACATCGTCAACGGAGACCAGATCACCTACCGGAATTACGCGAATGAGCACAGACCGTTTGAGATGACTCAAACTGTTGGGCAACCGCCAATAACCGTCTTCATGGAGAATTTTGGCAGCCTCCag gttcAAACTTATTGGGATGAGTATGGTCGATTGGTGACGCGTACCAGGAAAGATGTTGGTGAATTCATTCAAACAGGCCGGATTGACAGCAAAGGAATGCTGGAGCTG ACAATCCTGCTCCCATCGGGAAAAACCTGCCGTCGAGTTTTGAAGAGGGTGTAG
- the LOC136423878 gene encoding uncharacterized protein isoform X4 produces MANMEELTQINGRWQHDHSQNENYDDYLRENGMGWFARKMMQWLKFSPVEEYIVNGDQITYRNYANQNRPFEMTQTVGQPPISTFAPGFGSFQVQMHWDEYGRLVTRTRKDVGEFIQTGRIDSKGMLEQTILLPSGKTCRRVLKRV; encoded by the exons ATGGCCAACATGGAGGAACTCACCCAGATCAACGGTAGATGGCAACACGACCACTCTcagaacgaaaactatgacgACTATCTTCGTGAAAATG GTATGGGGTGGTTTGCCCGTAAGATGATGCAGTGGTTAAAATTTTCTCCTGTGGAAGAGTACATCGTCAACGGAGACCAGATTACCTACCGGAATTACGCGAATCAGAACAGACCATTTGAGATGACTCAAACTGTTGGGCAACCGCCAATAAGCACCTTTGCACCGGGCTTTGGCAGCTTTCAG GTTCAAATGCATTGGGATGAGTATGGTCGATTGGTGACGCGTACCAGGAAAGATGTTGGTGAATTCATTCAAACAGGTCGGATTGACAGCAAAGGAATGCTGGAGCAG ACAATCTTGCTCCCGTCGGGAAAAACCTGCCGCCGAGTTTTGAAGAGGGTGTAG